TTCCACCTACATTGTCCCGTTGCATTTTGCGTTTCTAGTGATCTGTCAGCGGTGCAAATATTGTTAAGATAAAAGCTCTCTGACTATATTATTTATGGCTGATTAGAGTAGATCCATCACTGCATGTTCCTCTAAAAGACAGACAAGATGGTTCTAAATTGATTTGTGTGATGAAGACGACACAGAAGGGGTCATTTACACTGGGAATGAAATCCCATCGGTTGTCTTCACATTGCAGCGTTTTATCCACAgcctaatacatgtatgtacacatcCAATATTCCTTACATATAGGAAGACaatgtaatgaaaacaaaaaaatcaaactctACTGAGCATCTCTGCAGTATACATCGCACTCGGCTTCAGTGCATAGACCAGTTTGTAGTCATGTTCCTAATGAGTTCTATTAAATGTCAACAGATATTTTATAACATATAGCAGTCTTTTTGTGCACTAATGATCATATTAAAGCACTGTAATAGAGGAGCATCACAAATTGCTTTCTATCCACTCATTCAAAGGTGAATATCTCCAGGGGTATATCATTGAATGCACCATCACTGAATTTGTGAACGATTGTATAGATCATTCCAATTTACAGATGCACCTTTCCACCACAAGCTCCTAGAAAAGAGTTATTCCTTTCACTCACTTTTATAGtaaaaggggaatccagccttggtcataacatgttgtgttggaaaggagaatactggtaataaataaaacagaatggtggaagtttgaaagaaatcagacagaCAATAAAAAAGtcatggctgctttaaaatttggatccctaagactatgtagatttcaaattcgcaactgggtaagtaaattatgacaaggggcaaggacaactttcccataggccatgtacttacatgtatatcagcaatttgtggttttctcctaagggGCAATAATCTGAATATAActcaggtagtatattgttttttatatcctacatagattgaatcctgtatagtgattggttcaaatagcatcatgtgaccgaatatatttcaactatgatgttgcgtgacgtcagacctcgatatatttttcgctataccaatattctgacgtcactatttcagaaaactggatatttagctaaactctcgggcgcaccggccagcgagctctctctcccgggcaagtcccgcgatgcgtcggcgcaggcactcatctgcgttccgctgagcgcggtggctctGAGAAAAGTAGCTAGGTAATTCAAGGCAAGTACAGTAACCTGACTTTGCAATCTCAGCGCAaagattttggttataaattattaaaagtaggatataaaacaaatatatcaggcgtttcattcgaaagcatagtgggaattattaatcctcggttggactggcaaactactatttttccctcggggcttcgcccctcgggaaaaatagtaattgccagaccaaccttggataaataattccactatactttctcaaagcctgatatatttatttaatgTCCTCATTAAATAAAGATATAATTTAAACTACcggtaaaacttttgaaaaaatgtaattttagccattttatgtattggagacttggagtacatggaagagtagtccttgccttccatcactatgacatcacgcCGCCAATTTAAAGACTCCATGGGTAGAGTACATGTAAtcaccaatatttacaacttttagaaattcataacttccttaatactgtttgtccgatattgttcaaactttcacctttcaactttttattatttttctttttcctctaaaaacaagtttttatttgggtttgattcccctttaatgaggCTCAGTGTCTGCATAATTTGAgaattgctatgtcaggcaaGTTTCATGTTGCTCGGTTTTAGATTAAGGTACAGATGACCTTTACCTACACATGCTCATAATATATTTATGAACttgctttattattattcttctgGTTTTCGATAAATGGACTATCGATTCATACACACAAATGACAAGTAGTTCACAAGCACAAATCAACTCCACAACTCAAAAAAGATTATCCACTATGAATGTCTTTCATCGGTCTTTCTGTTGTCCAAATGGTAGTTCAACTccaataaatattttatataatgatgtaaatgGTACAATGTTTATCCCTACCCAACATCAGGGGTTTTTCCCTTCAATATGTTCACGTCCAGTATAGTGTGAATAATGTGATGGGGATCGCTATGGTGATCGCTATGGTGGAAGAAGTCAGTTTAGAGAATAAGCAGGTGAAAAGATATACTGTAGTGTAAAGGATGCAAAACAATAGTTTTCTATCCTGCTATCAGCTACATGTAAATCTATGAAAATGGACTAAAGTGTAAAACTAAAAACAGTccttcacgtttataatttcgtggagctcaataaatcgctctccttattttttgaggagctcaattgagctcctcagaatcgctctccttgaggagctcaaatcaattcaatacaatacatgtatgataaattgtagatttttcttaacatcgtatatgcaatagctgtgtagctattaattaatctgtggtgaaagtaggcctgggtcaatacgtttacaaaatatcgcgctcctgctaaaaataaaaaataaaaaaaattgctaaaatttcacattttaaatctttaaatccatgaaatggccatctattttccataattccttgaaattattttgatttagttgaaaactatcagaaaaatgaagaatattcacctctttcccgaatctgatttgaatttaaactcggtaaatattgtagtcccatatgtagattttcatggcaacaccatggaagtctacacgtgggactacaatatttacagaGCGCGATTttttgttctccttattttttttaggagcgcggtaggagcgccggcgcgatcgcgctcctcaaaaatgaaggtctgtAAAAACAATATTAGTTTCATTATCCTTATATCTGTGATATCACTGGCAATGGACTACCGCTATATAAAGTGAATGGGTAAACATGCAATGTACATTgttgttcatgtacatgtacatacacagtAAAAGGATCATGCTCATCTTGAAAGCATTATTCATAAGCATGTTCTTTCGGTGTTATTGTGCCTGGAGCTGAATAACAGGAGAGGATATCAAACCATCTTGACCCCAATCCTACATCCTGGTTGCGGCTTTATCAATGTTTCAtttgctaaaaaaaatatcGCATCAAAGGGGATGAACATGCGTGGGTAGAACCTGAGAAATGTCTCCTTTTGACTAGAGATTCAGCTAAATAATACTGTAAAAGTGTAAAGTAAACTAAGGGAGCTTGTCAAAAGTCCATGCACCGTTCTATACCGTCTTTACTGCATCCGGGTTTTCGCTTCGGCTTTCCTGCCCAAcgttcccttctcttcaaaggaacggccgccatcaaaggcccattgatgccaccgttcttttgttcgtctttcctgcaagtcttaatttctgtcgAAATATCGAAGAATCTATTCTAAATAGCTCCCTCTACGACCAAAACAAATGCGTGCCTTCATATTGACTGTCGGATCGGAGAGTTCGGGTCACTGTTCTGAACTGTGGTTCGCATCTATCATGTCTGTAATGGAAGTTCGGGTGCATTTATAAAGCCACGGTAGCTTAATAAAAAATCACGCACGTTTCATAAATCGTTATGGATCTTTCGAATTTGCTGcaataaccatgaaaacctcttttttttttgcaattggaAGAAAGTCAATTCATGATGTTTTAGGTGGGAAAATAAGATTTCGCACATTTTCGTTTCGTAGGCCCAAGCCATTCGTAGAATTCACGTCAATTTGTAATGTTCATTATAACTCGCATCTGAAACAAATgtcgggagccccccccccccccaaacaaaaacaaacaaaaaaaaagacagaaggaaatagaatgataaaataaatatgaccGGAACAGCTTGACACTATTACGCATAGATATATCAAAGATTTATTAGAAACTGTTGTtaatagtttgttcaatttttggacgggcaaccatttccccaggataatttctttatctccttgttttaaagaagcgggaccaaaagggaaggtgaaaagatgaagaagaaaactaacaagtcatagggaaagaaaaggaaggggaaacagagagaaataggaaaataatattgggatggaagaagaggaagggtcAACAAAAATAGGAAGGAAAacagttgaaagagaaaaaaaaggaaatttgagaggggaagaaatttaggatcgagaatcaacgggagaggggggacaaaataatatggaaatggatagagacagaaaataaggggaaagaagTAGAGAGAGCTGGTGGACGATGGGGGAGAAATAAAGGGGGGAAGGGAGAGAGTGAAAGGGGAACAGAGGGAAATTAGACATGGAGTGGCCATGCTGAAACGGTTCTTTATTCATTCAGCTAACAAgaagagaatgaagaaaaatgaagcCTAAAAGCTCGGATTTAAATTGGCCGCAACTTTAATCTGATTGCGAACCCCTTCTagcaatatttcatgaaaagataTACAGAGCaaaataagtgaataaaaaaggaaaatgagtcAAAGGAAattgagagaagaaaaaaaaataactatactaagatttaagaaaaacatgagaaagagaaagggaaaatcgTGTACCGAAGAAATATAGTTATCGAATTGCTAATGTAGGAACCTAAAGCACTTATACCACATCAGTAATTATCAGGATAGGAAAGATAACAAAAGCAACATGATTATAGGGGTTGAAGCGGGCTCCTATTTGCGGCGACGGAAAAAATGGATTAAAGATTCAAagataaaaggaagaagaattaaTGCAAGGAAACATGACAAGGGGAAGGGATAAAGAAATGAGGAGGTAAAACGATTAATAAGAAATACAAGTGACAAAAATGGAGTGGGAGAATTGCAAACAGGAAACCCTCTTACATCTGCAGATCGCTTCCCTAGCTCTGTCATTGCCCATGAGTTCTTGGACCTATGATAATTACCCGTTCCGCCCGATTGGAATGACTGTGGGGGAACCAACCCGTCGATTTAATTTAACATGAATCAGAAGACCATGCCGtagccagtggcgtaacaggcggggggggggggcaggggggggcaagttgccccctcccccctggcggatttcaccgggaaaataaaagaaaaacgggaaaaagaaaaaagggaggtagaaagaaaggggaaggaaaggaggaaaaggaaagggaaagggaaaagaaaacgaagaaaaaaacatttttaatggaaaaggaaggaaagcgggaaaatgtacgaaagaagaacatttgagaaagaacaaatcattccgaactAGGCCGATGTAATGCAaaagcacggtgggaaataaatgaaaagatgacaaaatggtaacaatagcgggaaacgaaggtaaaatttaattaataaaaagcttaattggaaaacgaagaaaaaggacaagaaaaaaaaaacgaccgGGCTACCgataattgaaattaaagagcggaaaaaagatggactgcatacaacatttattaaaatagcggcaatctgcgaggtttaaatgactttgatatcaagaagtttcgggggctccgccccggaccccaaccgctcAGCACTGTGTATGGAAGGATGGGGCCATGACTCCCAAAAGTTCtataaataagaacaaaaaacggaggaaagaaaagcaaaggaaaagtgtaggatatgattttatttactgaatttacttcatttctctattataaGTATTATCTTCGTTAGCATTTCTATCATTTCCttataattttatcttcataaatcGATGAGgtgggaggaggagaagaattaCGAAGGACGAGCAGACGTACATGTAGAATGGGGGAGCAGTAAAAAGGgatgagaataataatgatgaggaaGGATACGAAGAGGAAAatggaagataaagaaaaaggagaTGCAAGAAGAACACGAAAAGAGAGAATGAGgacaagaagaaaatgaaaaagaagaataacgAAGGAAAAGCAGTAGGAGACGTATAAGGGCAGGTGGgcagaagaacaagaagaagagagGAGACGTAGAAAAGGGAGGGGAAGCAAAATGAAGGAGCAACAGAAAAGGATGAGGTggagaaaaagaataatgaaagacGACAAAGGATATGAAGAAGACAAAAGGAGAAGGAGCAAGAAAATTAGATGAAGGGGGCGAAGGATGGGAAGAATAAGGTGGAAAAGAATAACGACGGAGAAACAGAAGAAatagaagaggggggggggagaagaaaagAGACTAATGGGCAAGAGCAGGAGAAAAGGATGATCAATAATTGAATCAAGAAATTTACGAGTCTTTTCATGTCATTTGAGAGCaataaccttcattttttttattagtctaCAGTCAATAACCAACCTTTCCTCTATTCAACTCAATTCATCATTACATTTCCCATTCTTTCTACTCTCAATCTTCACGGATAAGGGCAACTCTTTATAAAGTCCACTCTTTTCAATCAACCACGTCTTCATATATCCATCCAGtcaattcaacattttcaaTGAACAATTTTTAATCAGTATACAATTTTGGTTAATCAATCAGctttattttctcttcaaaCTTGTAATATACGGAATAATATTACAGACATGTATTGCACCATTACAAAATCAACAAAAGTTGAACATTTTGATTATGATcaagaaattgcaaaataagtgaatgaataataaatgataattaaaCTGCACCACCAAGAAAGAATAACACCTGCTTGTTCAATAAAAATACCATCAATAGCAGTAATATTGAGATAACAGCAACTTATCATGACATGAATCTAATATACCGGTAATTGCGACcccacaaattaaaaaaatatacatataaaaacagaACAAATCAAATCATGACTACAGTAATAAATACATCTAGTTGACTTCAGTGAAACATAAATTATAatggaaaataacatttttcacATTCAAATGAACATGAACGATAAATCAGTCAATAAAATACCACCATAAGTAAACACAATTCGTGGATGCATAGTGTGAAAGAACTTGGAACTTGGCATGGAATAAATATCGAATTGACTATACTGAAAGCACCTTCTGCATATTTTCTTCCATATAAGTATATAGCTGGTAATAAATACAAGTCCAACATGTGACACAACAAGATCATCACAAAGAACATGTTAGGCAAAGTGTTCAGCTTAAATAAAAGATGACAAGCAAAATAAGTGAATTTGATGTCTCGcaaagaaaagataattatgcagtaattcaaataaatacaCAATCATAACTTCATGGAAGTAGTTCAATtccaaaaaaatacatatcattgtcaaatttcaatattgttatgtgaaatatgaattcATCATTACTCCTGAGTTCATCATATGAATAAGGTATCCAGTAAATGTTGTCCACTTATAACTTAACCACAATTATATCACTTGTTCTATAGCTTAATGAAAAAGTCTGTTGTGCCAAAGTTTGTCAGCTTTGTTACAGAACAGGTAGCAAGGGCACCGCGAGCATTTCCCTAGGCTATCCACTTGACGACTTGGCATGCTTGCATCTGGAGGAGGAGGGTGCTGGGTGGCTTTCATTTGAAGGTAGGTCTTGTAGGTGTCTTGTGATGATAGTACTGGTGTGGTGAACTTCTGGAATGCTTCGTAAGCTTCTTGGTGCTGTATGGGATGACGTGTGCAGTGGAGGCAGGTGGTGCTAGTGCATTTGGAGAAGAGAAGCATTCCATCCATCCGGCGCAGGTGCGAAGAGGAGAAGTAGAAAGATTCCATGACCTGCGGGTGCTGCTGGAGTTGTCGGAGTGAAGAAAGTGCTGTCTGGACAGATGGAAGAGAAGGTTGATGGGTGGCATGTGCTGTGATGTGTCTTGTGTGGATGGGATGGCCGTCGAACTCAAGTCCTTCCAAATAATCTTGGAGTAAGCCCAAAGCCTGGTTGAAGActgccttctccttctcctgtAGCTCTCCTGCTGGTAGCTGCTGTTGCCTCGGAGGACGACTTTCACCAGGGAGAATATCGCTGAGGTAAACCCCACAGAGCTTCTTGGTCAGCACACCCCAAACACGTTCAATGGGATTCAGTTTGCTGTCACCTGCAGCATAAGATACTACGCCCATAGTATCCAGTCCAGCATCCTTCCATACTTTCCCCAAGAAGTACTGGTTGACATGagacctgaaaaaaaaagagaatataaGCCATGTAAAATATAATTGTATAATCACTGCAATAGGAAATGCATGTAACTTTGCCAAGCCTGTGTTCGACAAAGGAGAAATTTAGTTTTAAGAAGAGCCAACAAAGAGCAAAAAAGTGTTCAGAAATGTTCAAAAACGTGCAAGAAATTGataaactaaaaattatttaatgGTTGATGACAATTAAACTAAGTTTGCTTCTTTCAAGAACGGGTGTAAAATGACATTCTGTTGATGTTTTAACAGCTCCAAATATGGGGATGCTCATGTCGCAAATAAAACAAGAAgctttaaaaacaatttcaatatttgatgGATCTTCCATCGCTTACCGgtatatttataaaaatcacTATCATTAGGAGTGGGTTATTAATGGGTGAGTTTTGGTTTTaatatggcaacagtttttGTGTATTctttttaccttatctcaacatgaaatgacaatattttttttgtatattttttttctgaaaagagGGTCTAAAAATGggtaaatttaggtaaaaatcACCTATTAACTCTAAGTAATCATTTCAAGTAAAACAAATTACctcccccaccaaaaaaaaaaaaaaaaaaaaaaaaacatatgaatagacaccaaaaccagagaaaaagaccaccaaataaagaagttatggtggatttatttttttttttttttggggggggggggggtaggtttGGGCGGCCATTTTGATTTTGGTctggcacacttttttctcggacccgagataaaaatattgtcattaaaTTTTGAGTTACATCACAAGGAAATAAAAACTATTGCCatattaaaatgacaaaaaaagtatttttgacccatgtatagcccactcctattatcatctttttttttttttggggggggggggtaccggTATACCCATTACCGTACCTATGCTATAAAACAGGAAGTTATTAAATGACAAATATTTACCGCGGATTGAAGTCAGCTCCATTGTCAACGATCAGGAAAGCAGCTGTTCTCCCTCTCCTGACGAGATCCTGTAGTAGGGGTAGCAGATCCGTCATGTGGGCTTCTATGGTCGTTGGAATACCTGGTGGGCGGTTCACAACATGGGTTGTGCCTGATCTCCTAAATCtgcaagacaaaaaaaaaatcatctagtACTTTCATATCATAGGAAGCAAAAAATTAGAATCCAATAAATTGTATaccaatgaaacaaaaaatgaaaggcaGTCATATCATCTTTAGTCTTACAGCTCGCATAGTATTTGcttgaaggggaagttcaccctgaagaaattttgtagtaaaaatagcagaaactAGAAATTTAAAATGCCCCCACTCAAcacgatcagaaattcattcaatatgattgaacttaatatgtgcagaaaccaatatgcatatatatgatGAACAAACATAGACCATCAAACCAACGTGCATATAGCTGCGACCTGCGGAACCCGTATTCGAACTTagtctgtattttggtgtcatcgaCCGACACACCCAATTCTTTTtataatctgttgaatatttcataagttatcatgtggaaaccaacttccatatttaatgagctgtgacctttgacctgtggactccgaattcaaacttagacTGTATTTAGGTGTCatcttttctgctatttttacaataatcttTTTGTCAGGGAGaacttgttttttctttcacagaatgattttattcaaaatcaaacacgaaagcaattcaatttacaaaaaaaaaatcatgaagcaaGCAAGTGTCGGGGTGAACTTCCCGTTAAATGAATGCccaaatattcataaaattttgttttattgtgcTAATCTCCAGCAAAGTGTTAGCATGTTAAAAGATTCATTAAATCTCTTTCAAGATTGCGAATTCAATTTCAACTTTTCGACATAAACTAAAACTATGTTGGCAGCAGTGAAAAAGCATTAAAATTACAATTTGATTTTACAATAATgcattcaagaaaataaaatgtttgggGCCATCAAGTAACTAAACTTGTCGTATTTgtacaattaataataatgcacCTTGGCATGACTGAGAGCCATTTCATTTAACTGTCcataagagtgactttaagaatttCCTTGGGACTGCCGATACACTTCATTTTTCAAAAGCACCTTTCACCCATACCACAATTCAAACAATTACTTGTTGATActttatatgataaaaaaattgataaatccataatttattgttcgaaatagacatgaaatgaaatactccgaaaatttgctttgcccaaatGATCATGGGCCCGGCggccactgtgcagcgccagatgcATATGTACCGGTACTTAGAATTTAAATTACCTCAAATGTTCTCTTCCCTTGTCATCTTTGTAGACTTGTTTCGCACCGGGCTCCATGACCAAGTACCCTGCAGGGGTGATCAGATACCCTGGACTTGGAAAATCGTGGTCGAAGTAATCCGGGGCATCAGTGATAGGGAAAAACCTCCCTGGCTGAAGTCTCCTGTCTACAGCAAGTGTAGCTTCGCCAATGTGCAcctgaaatgaaaacaaaacaaataccgAATCAGTATAAATGCATGCTACTGCTTTTATTTATATTCACTAAGTATTTAACTAATGGGTCCTTCCAGAGTCAGGTACATTACAATTTTACATTGCTATTCTATTACTTGGTGCTCTCAGTTTTCTAGTGGTAAGATTTACTGTCACACATATATTAAGAATTCCACTTGAAAACCAAAGtttcaaagaaaaacatttGGAAAGGCTGCAGATTGTATTGTGCAAGCCATTTTTACTGACCTAAAATGATGTTTAATCTGAGCAAAGATCTACATACTGTACAGTGGTGTACGCAGGGGGTTGGTTACGGGGGTTCAACCCCCCTTAAATTTTTAGATACCCAATCACCTAAAACCCCCTCCTAAGAAATaaccccccccaacaaaaaagggGTTAGGAAATAAAATTGGCGATGAAGACTTTCTTTGGGTTGTCagcatttcattcagcttgagccccccccccctttaaaaaattatgcgtacGCCACTCGTGACTAATAAAACAAATGTTAAACTTCATAGAAGCGAGCGAGaatgtataatttcaaaattacttTATCAATCTATACAAGCATCAATTTCTACATACAAGACTTGGATTTCATAGCACATGGCTTTCATGTAGACATTAAAATCTGAAGAGAAAATAACTGGGAAAATATTACAATGAAGGAGTTAATATAACAAAACGGGTACACACCTTATTCTTATTATCCATAGAAATGGCAGCACTGATTTCTCCAAGATCAGCCAACAATTCTAATGAGTTCTTAGCCCTCTCCCGGCAGTAGTGGGTATCTTCCCTCATGGCGTTGCTACTGTTCTTTTTCGAGGCAACCTTGGCGTCTATCAAGCCCCTGTAGTCTGATGAAGCGTTGTTGCGTTTATTCGGAGCAATCATCCATCTGTGGATCAT
The genomic region above belongs to Lytechinus pictus isolate F3 Inbred chromosome 12, Lp3.0, whole genome shotgun sequence and contains:
- the LOC135156137 gene encoding uncharacterized protein LOC135156137 codes for the protein MVDGLGDQEYDLHWLLGARDDGDSDIEQPLLHAERPRPVRKHTCHKRYGRPSVDLVFPTVIDTARAFVESNGFEAHRRRHLTTGNCGVSLQQIRDHLFASVPGLKDRFPQLGLKMIHRWMIAPNKRNNASSDYRGLIDAKVASKKNSSNAMREDTHYCRERAKNSLELLADLGEISAAISMDNKNKVHIGEATLAVDRRLQPGRFFPITDAPDYFDHDFPSPGYLITPAGYLVMEPGAKQVYKDDKGREHLRFRRSGTTHVVNRPPGIPTTIEAHMTDLLPLLQDLVRRGRTAAFLIVDNGADFNPRSHVNQYFLGKVWKDAGLDTMGVVSYAAGDSKLNPIERVWGVLTKKLCGVYLSDILPGESRPPRQQQLPAGELQEKEKAVFNQALGLLQDYLEGLEFDGHPIHTRHITAHATHQPSLPSVQTALSSLRQLQQHPQVMESFYFSSSHLRRMDGMLLFSKCTSTTCLHCTRHPIQHQEAYEAFQKFTTPVLSSQDTYKTYLQMKATQHPPPPDASMPSRQVDSLGKCSRCPCYLFCNKADKLWHNRLFH